From Salvelinus namaycush isolate Seneca unplaced genomic scaffold, SaNama_1.0 Scaffold339, whole genome shotgun sequence:
ACAAATGACACAAAATGTTGTCATGATATATGCAGATGCTTTTAGTTCCTCAGATACtatacagcagtggaggctgctgaggggaggacagctcatttaggggcgacaggtagcctagcggttagccCCTTtggctagtaactgaaaggttgctggctcgaatcccagagctgacaaggtgaaaatctgtcgttctgcccctgagcaaggcagttaaccccactgctCCCTGGGagcttcacaataacaacaccggggcagctctagcagggcagaaatttaacAAACTGAATTgtttgaaaggtggcatcctatgacagtgccacattgaaagacactgagctcttcagtaaggacattcttctgccaatgtttgtctatggagatggcatggctgtgtgctcgattttatacaaccTGTCAGCAATaggtttggctgaaatagccgaatccacaaatttgaaggggtgtccacatacttttgtgcatatatagtgtatgttgaagaGGTTGGGGCTCAAGATttatccctgtctcacccccggtgtgtgtgtgttttttggctATTTTAACTGTTTGTGTTCATGGATTTTATAATGACATATGCAACACctctttccatcaatttgtatagcagaccctcgtgCCAAATTTAATTTAAAAGCTTTTTTTGAAAATCAACAAACATGAGAAGGctttgcttttgttttgttttgtttgtcaattagggtacGCAGGGTGTatacgtggtctgttgtacaTTAGTTTGGTAAacaaaagccaatttgacatttgctcaggacaTTGCCTTTACTGACTGAATGTAGGAGTCTGTTGTCGCAGCagactaaggcactgcatctcactacagacaccctggttcgattccaggctgtatcacaaccggccgtgattaggagtcccatagggcggtgcacaattggccctcCATTGTCCGgctttggccggtgtaggccgtcattgtaaataagaatttatttttaactgacttgcctcgttaaataaaggttaaataaataatgatACAAATTCTTAACTTCTCTTAACACCTCTCTCAtaatctctctcccttctctctttcccttctcttactctctttctcctccctttcctgctctcactcccttctctcactctctctaccttctctttctctctctcccttctatcactctctctctctgtcactcctctctctctctccctctccctctctctcttcctttcctgctctctctcccttctttctctttatcctgtgtgtgtgtgtgtgtgtgtgtgtgtgtgtggtgtgtgtgtgtgtgtgttgatacacAGGAGAGGAAATAGAACAAGTACAAAGTTGATATTATGTTTTATTTGCATAATTAACATTTTTATACTGTTCATCACAGGTGgctggtggtaccttaattggggaggtaGGGCTCATATTTATGGCAGGAACGGAATTAAGGGattggtatcaaacacgtggtttccatgtgactgattccattccagccattattatgcaCCGCCCTCccttcaccagcctcctgtgctgTAGATAGTGTACAAAACGTAAATAGAAACAATGTCTAGGACTGTGTCCAAAACGGCAACCTAGCCCCTTTGTAGTGAACTACTTGTGTCCAGAGTCCTAGgggccctgttcaacagtagtgAACTACTTGTGTCCAGAGTCCTAGgggccctgttcaacagtagGGAACTACTTGTGTCCAGAGTCCTAGGGGCCCTGTTCAACCATAGTGAACTACTTGTGTCCAGAGTCCTAGgggccctgttcaacagtagGGAACTACTTGTGTCCAGAGTCCTAGgggccctgttcaacagtagtgAACTACTTGTGTCCAGAGGCCCAGgggccctgttcaacagtagGGAACTACTTGTGTCCAGAGTCCTAGgggccctgttcaacagtagtgAACTACTTGTGTCCAGAGTCCTAGGGGCCCTGTTCAACCATAGTGAACTACTTGTGTCCAGAGTCCTAGgggccctgttcaacagtagGGAACTACTTGTGTCCAGAGTCCTAGgggccctgttcaacagtagGGAACTACTTGTGTCCAGAGTCCTAGGGGCCTTGTTCAACAGTAGGGAATTACTTGTGTCCAGAGTCCTAGgggccctgttcaacagtagGGAATTACTTGTGTCCAGAGTCCTAGgggccctgttcaacagtagtgAACTACTTGTGTCCAGAGTCCTAGgggccctgttcaacagtagtgAACTACTTGTGTCCAGAGTCCTAGgggccctgttcaacagtagtgAACTACTTGTGTCCAGAGTCCTAGgggccctgttcaacagtagtgAACTACTTGTGTCCAGAGGCCCAGgggccctgttcaacagtagGGAACTACTTGTGTCCAGAGTCCTAGgggccctgttcaacagtagtgAACTACTTGTGTCCAGAGTCCTAGGGGCCCTGTTCAACCATAGTGAACTACTTGTGTCCAGAGTCCTAGgggccctgttcaacagtagGGAACTACTTGTGTCCAGAGTCCTAGgggccctgttcaacagtagGGAACTACTTGTGTCCAGAGTCCTAGGGGCCTTGTTCAACAGTAGGGAATTACTTGTGTCCAGAGTCCTAGgggccctgttcaacagtagGGAATTACTTGTGTCCAGAGTCCTAGgggccctgttcaacagtagtgAACTACTTGTGTCCAGAGTCCTAGgggccctgttcaacagtagtgAACTACTTGTGTCCAGAGTCCTAGgggccctgttcaacagtagtgAACAGGGTACCGTTTGGGACTCACACAGGACTACTGCATAAGTATTTAGTATCTGTGTTTACAGCCCACCAAATCATCAATATATTTGGTATCAATACACGTTGTGTTGCATCGATAAAACAAATTGCACGTCATAAAAAACATAAATGGTTCAAAAATAATCACAGACATCTTGAGACATGATTTAAACATCTGTAGATAAGACACATTGGTGGAGAAATCATTGAATACcagaaataaaaaaacagaaataccaggATGCTGAGAGACTCAAGAGATTTAAAAAATTCACCCCATTTAGTTTGTACTACACAGATCAGTGTTTTATTCTCTAATCAACATTATAGCAGACcccttttcaatgcaacaaacaaaaaaaccaATCAAACTTGGATTAAGTCTGTGATTTTGTTTGTAGGCAGAGCCAGAGCACAACGGAAGAGAATTCTATTGACCTGGAGCTCACGTCTTTCAATCACCCTCGAGGCACTTTTCAGATCAAAGTGCATTTCTGTGCGCAAAATCAAAAGCTATTATGTGATTTActccattggttttgttggtaggcctacatgatgctcaaatagccacaatagcctgtttgctactgtctaaaactgtacgggtacagcctcagtgttcactggAAACGTGcgccggaagttgcacagaattctCACAACTTTCAAGTTTCCGCTCAATAGACCTGAAATTTTCTCAGGAACATTGCACCTGACCTCTAAATACCTAATTTCAACTTCCGCTTCAATCGAACATCCGCTCCCGTCCGCATCTGCGCACTTCCCTTGAAAAGTGTCCTTCGGACGCTGACATTTCAGAATCCATGCTGACATTTCAGAGTAAATGCAGACATTTCAGAGTAAATGCAGACATTTCATAGTAAATGCAGACATTTCAGGGTAAATGCAGACATttcagagtaaatacagacattTCAGGGTCCATGCTGACATTTCAGAGTAAATGCAGACATTTCAGGGTCCATGCTGACATTTCAGAATCCATGCAGACATTTCAGAGTAAATGCAGACATTTCAGAGTCCATGCTGACATTTCAGAGTAAATGCAGACATTTCAGAGTAAATGCTGACATTTCAGAATCCATGCTGACATTTCAGAGTCCACGCAGACATTTCAGAGTCCATGCAGACATTTCAGAGTCCATGCAGACATTTCAGAGTCCCATGCGGACATTTCAGAGTCCATGCAGACATTTCAGAGTCCCATGCGGACATTTCAGAGTCCCATGCGGACAGAAGTGGAAGTTGGATATTGCAGCATTTCGTTTGAGCGGACAAAggggacggaacagaacaggaaggTGTACAATAGGCTTAAcctgtgacccctgacctctatGTGAACTTCTTGGTGAAACGTAGTTTGAGGTACGCAATCGCCAGGAAGATTACGGTCATGATCGCCAGGGCAACGTGATTCTGCCACAGCCCCCACGTGGTGTAGTCGATCCCCTGGTTCTTCAGAAAGTCTTCCCCCGTGCACCTGGACACAGGATAGAAAGGTTCCTACCTCAGAAACAAACACCTCAATTGTGGAGAATCTCACTGAGAGACAGCTCTCCCTTGTAAAATAACTCTCCTGACATCAATGGATAATTTAAAAAAGGTATAGTGAGACATTATCACTTACCCAGGGGTCCGGGTGCTGTTGAGGGGAATGCCTGCGTAGAAATGGAGACCTACAAAGTCATTAATCTGGAGAGCTGTTAGTCCGTACCGAGGGATGCTGAGGTACTGGAACCAGGCTAGCCACTCAACAACACTGGGCAGGTTCACCAACAGGCCTGAGAAGATCTGATAGGGGAGGGGAgtgaagagggggagaggagaggaggagagagaagagggaggggaggggagtgaagagaggggagtaaagaggaggggaggggagagaagtggagggggaggggagtgaagaagaggggagtggagagaagagggaggggaggggagtgaagaggaggggagtggagagaagagggaggggaggggaggggagagaagaggaggggagtggagagaagaggatggaggggaggggagtgggaggtggggggagaggagggaaggggaagaggaggggagtgggaatgggaggagaggaggggaggggaggggaggggaggggaggggaggggaggggaggggaggggaggggaggggaggggagagaagaggagggaagagaagaggaggggaggggagagaagaggaggggagagaagaggaggggaggggagagaagaggagggagagaagaggaggggaggggagagaagaggagggagagaagaggagggaggggaggggagtgggaggtggggggagaggagggaaggggaagaggaggggagtgggaatgggaggagaggaggggaggggaggggaggggagagaagaggagggagggaggggagtgggaggtggggggaagaagaggagagcaACATAATGTTTGATGTTTATAATCATCtcatattagtgtgtgtgtgtgtgtgtgtgtgtgtgtgtgtgtgtgtgtgtgtgtgtgtgtgtgtgtgtgtgtgtgtgtgtgtgtgtgtgtgtgtgtgtgtgtgtgtctcaattcaattcaaaggggcttcattggcatgggaaacacatgctAACATTGTTTCCTTAACTTGTTTTGGCAATCACAAATGATTtagtctctctctcaccatcatgAAGACGAAGGATATGGTCATGAAGATGTTGGCGATCGCCACAACACTCTGGTCAGCTGAAATAGCCATGGTCATTGCAGTAGCTGTATAGGCTACCAGAGCTACGGTCAACATGAACACGAAGAAGGCCTCCACTGTAGCTTTATACCCTGGAGAATATAGAAATGTAATACTAGATCAGAAATATACTAGATCAGAACAGAAATATACTAGATCAGAACAGAAATATACTACATCAGACCGTATAAATATTATACTAGATCAGACCAGAAATATACTAGATCAGACCAGAAATATACTAGATCAGACCAGAAATATACTAGATCAGAACAGAAATATACTAGATCAGACCATATACATATTATACTAGATCAGACCAGAAATATACTAGATCAGACCAGAAATATACTAGATCAGAACAGAAATATACTAGATCAGACCATATACATATTATACTAGATCAGACCAGAAATATACTAGATCAGACCATATACATATTATACTAGATCAGAACAGAGAAGTGTAATACTAGATtacaacatagaaatataatactAGAGCagaacatagaaatataacactaGATGAGAACTGAAAAATAATACTAGATCAGAACAGATAAATATAATAAATTACCAGAACAGAGAAATATAATACTAGATcggaaaataaaaatatattatgAGATTGGAACAGAGAAATATAATACTAGATTAGAACATAGAAATACAATACTAGATGAGAACTGAAATATAACACTAGACGAGAACTGAAATATAACACTAGATTAGAACATAGAAATACAATGCTAGATCAGAACACATAAATACAATACTAGATCAGAACATAGAAATACAATACTAGATCACAACACAGAAATACAATGCTAGATCAGAACACAGAAATATAATACTAGATCagaacatagaaatacaacactagaaaacaacatagaaatataatactAGATCATGAACTGTTGTAGCTTAAAACCTGAAGAGACAGAGAATATGTGACATGACAATGactaatgatgtgtgtgtgtgtgtgtgtgtgtgtgtgtgtgtgtgtgtgtgtgtgtgtgtgtgtgtgtgtgtgtgtgaagggtctACCCACCGATCATGGGTTAGTGTTCACTGTGTCTACGTGGGTGGAGGGTCTACCCACCGATCATGGGTTAGTGTTCACTGTGTCTACGAGGGTGGAGGGTCTACCCACCGATCATGAAGTAAGCCACACAGCTGAAGAAGATGGCAGGGAGCGTCCTTAAGGTGATGATTTCACTGAGTAACTTACACAGGAAGTAGACTGATACTCTGTAGTAACCGCTGATGTACTCATGactggagatggagaggagagagggagagagagagagagagggagagggagagagagagagagcgagttagACTGATACTCTGTAGTAACCGTTGATGTACTCATGACTGGAgatggtgaggagagagggagagagagagagagagagaatgagagaggagagagggagagggagagagagcgagttaGACTGATACTCTGTAGTAACCGTTGATGTACTCATGACTGGagatggtgaggagagagagagagggagagaatgagagaatgagagagagagagggagagggagagaatgagagagagacagagacagagagagatagagagagagagagggagagggagagagttagacTGATACTCTGTAGTAACCACTGATGTACTCATGACTGGAGATGCTTACAtgatatgtagtgtgtgtgtgtgtgtgtgtgtgtgtgtgtgtgtgtgtgtgtgtgtgtgtgtgtgtgtgtgtgtgtgtgtgtgtgtgtgtgtgtgtgtgtgtgtgtgtgtgttactcacaTGAACAGTTTCCTCTCGGTGATGAAGAGCTCAGCAGAAGACAGGGAACTGAAACACTGATTGGTGGTGATGAAGAAAAGAGCACCCATCCTGGtagaaacaacacacacacacacacacacacacacacacacacacacacacacacacacacacacacacacacgtacatatgATTCCTGTTAGGACCACCCATATGATTCCTGTTAggactgttacgttccccagttttagtttgtatttgagtgtgtgtttcaggagatggcttcctgaagtactccccaaccagatgattggtcgaccccaggctaattgatgattggaactgaccccgccccctcgtcaagaagcagctgactctaatcaccattgccacctgaagatataaaagccagtgttctgttcagaagagaagagatgagatcaggagagagattagagggagaggagagaaattaGAGATTAGAGATTAGAGATtagagattagagggagattgaatgttttggatagtgttggttgtgtatcagaaagtgttggtatgtactatattagttgttgttggtagcagctttgctatgtcctgtgtttgtgagtgtttgtgaaattgttaataattattctgtttcatttgttcccaggggggaaggggaaggcactttgggagtgcttaggcaagaggcccgcgggcatacatatacccgtagtatattaaatgtctaggcacactaggtaagacctgggcggaccaccccctgtattttggttagggcaccaggtggtggtaagttaagtgggtaggcaggttagataggagagggggagctttgatatttactttctttcctttggttccgtccagccccttttccccatattaccgtgtaggaaataaatcctagtaaacggtaaattctgcctttgtcgtcctttctcgcacctacggtccatacctctttcgcttcacggagagttgagttgcagcagggagttgcgttccctctttttagaggcgtgcgtaacaggaCCACCAATATGATTCCTGTTAGGACCTCCCATATGATTCCTGTTAGGACCACCCATATGATTCCTATTAGGACCACCCATATGATTCCTGTTAGGACCACCCATATGATTCCTGTTAGGACCACCCATATGATTCCTATTAGGACCACCCATATGATTCCTGTTAGGACCACCCATATGATTCCTATTAGGACCACCCATATGATTCCTGTTAGGACCACCCATACGATTCCTGTTAGGACCACCCATATGATTCCTGTTAGGACCACCCATATGATTCCTGTTAGGACCACCCATACGATTCCTGTTAGGACCACCCATTAAGACCACCCATATGATTCCTGTTAGGACCACCCATACGATTCCTGTTAGGACCACCCATTAAGACCACCCATATGATTCCTGTTAGGACCACCCATACGATTCCTGTTAGGACCACCCATACGATTCCTGTTAGGACCACCCATATGATTCCTGTTAGGACCACCCATATGATTCCTGTTAGGACCACCCATACGATTCCTGTTAGGACCACCCATATGATTCCTATTAGGACCACCCATATGATTCCTGTTAGGACCACCCATATGATTCCCATTAGGACCACCCATACGATTCCTGTTAGGACCACCCATATGATTCCTGTTAGGACCACCCATATGATTCCTGTTAGGACCACCCATATGATTCCTGTTAGGACCACCCATATGATTCCTATTAGGACCACCCATACGATTCCTGTTAGGACCACCCATATGATTCCTATTAGGACCACCCATATGATTCCCATTAGGACCACCCATACGATTCCTATTAGGACCACCCA
This genomic window contains:
- the LOC120040275 gene encoding uncharacterized protein LOC120040275; the protein is MTILNTYAVVLCESQTVPCSLLLNRAPRTLDTSSSLLLNRAPRTLDTSNSLLLNRAPRTLDTSNSLLLNKAPRTLDTSSSLLLNRAPRTLDTSSSLLLNRAPRTLDTSSSLWLNRAPRTLDTSSSLLLNRAPRTLDTSSSLLLNRAPGPLDTSSSLLLNRAPRTLDTSSSLLLNRAPRTLDTSSSLLLNRAPRTLDTSSSLLLNRAPRTLDTSNSLLLNRAPRTLDTSNSLLLNKAPRTLDTSSSLLLNRAPRTLDTSSSLLLNRAPRTLDTSSSLWLNRAPRTLDTSSSLLLNRAPRTLDTSSSLLLNRAPGPLDTSSSLLLNRAPRTLDTSSSLLLNRAPRTLDTSSSLWLNRAPRTLDTSSSLLLNRAPRTLDTSSSLLLNRAPRTLDTSSSLQRG